A portion of the Novosphingobium sp. KA1 genome contains these proteins:
- a CDS encoding NAD(P)-dependent oxidoreductase, with the protein MNPNDRPVIALTGATGFLGRSTLDEALRAGYHVRALTRSAQEPVEHVTWVRGELRDTGSLSELTRGAEAIVHVAGVVNAPDAAGFEIGNVTGTLNLIETAVIKGIARFVYVSSLSAREPQLSAYGASKARAEKLVMASPLDWTIVRPPAIYGPRDKEMFELFRAARWGVVPVPKHGRASMIHVEDLARLLVALVTARGEGVTGCTLEPDDGKPEGWEHGEMARAIGIAVGKRIWAPGLSRGALMAVAKADHFLRGDKAKMTPDRAAYFSHPDWVVGAHAHVPDAIWQPRIATTDGLRATAEWYMAEGWL; encoded by the coding sequence ATGAATCCCAACGATCGTCCCGTCATCGCGCTGACCGGCGCCACCGGCTTTCTCGGCCGCTCCACGCTCGATGAGGCCTTGCGTGCCGGCTACCACGTGCGTGCGCTTACCCGCAGCGCACAGGAGCCCGTCGAGCACGTCACCTGGGTGCGCGGCGAACTGCGCGACACCGGTTCGCTTTCCGAACTGACGCGCGGGGCCGAGGCGATCGTCCATGTCGCCGGGGTGGTCAACGCGCCCGATGCGGCCGGGTTCGAGATCGGCAATGTCACCGGCACGCTCAACCTGATCGAGACGGCGGTGATCAAGGGCATCGCGCGCTTTGTCTACGTCTCCTCGCTTTCCGCGCGGGAGCCGCAGCTCTCGGCCTATGGTGCTTCCAAGGCGCGGGCCGAAAAACTGGTCATGGCGAGTCCGCTTGACTGGACCATCGTGCGGCCGCCGGCCATCTACGGCCCGCGCGACAAGGAGATGTTCGAGCTGTTCCGCGCGGCCCGCTGGGGCGTGGTGCCGGTGCCGAAGCACGGCAGGGCTTCGATGATCCATGTCGAGGATCTGGCGCGCCTGCTGGTGGCGCTGGTGACGGCGCGCGGCGAGGGCGTTACCGGTTGCACGCTCGAGCCCGACGACGGCAAGCCCGAAGGCTGGGAGCACGGCGAGATGGCGCGGGCCATCGGCATTGCCGTGGGCAAGCGAATCTGGGCGCCGGGCCTGTCGCGCGGGGCCTTGATGGCGGTGGCCAAGGCCGACCACTTCCTGCGCGGCGACAAGGCGAAGATGACGCCGGACCGGGCTGCCTATTTTAGCCATCCTGACTGGGTGGTCGGTGCGCATGCCCATGTGCCGGACGCAATCTGGCAGCCCCGGATCGCCACGACCGATGGCCTGCGGGCAACGGCGGAATGGTACATGGCCGAGGGCTGGCTTTGA
- a CDS encoding superoxide dismutase: protein MTISLMPLPYAQDALEPHISAKTLEIHHGAHHKTYVDKLNAAVEGTANADKTVEEITKTASGPLFNNAAQIWNHGFYWHSMSPSKTAPSAELAAAIDKDFGSIDALLEALSNEAVNHFASGWAWLVVDGGTLKVISTHDAGCPITTDVVPLLTIDVWEHAYYIDQMNKRPAYVKAVLENLINWDFASENFARGTAWTYPA, encoded by the coding sequence ATGACCATTTCCCTGATGCCGCTGCCCTACGCACAGGATGCGCTCGAACCGCATATCTCGGCCAAGACGCTGGAAATCCACCACGGCGCCCACCACAAGACTTACGTCGACAAGCTGAACGCCGCCGTCGAAGGCACCGCCAATGCCGACAAGACGGTCGAGGAAATCACCAAGACCGCCTCGGGCCCGCTGTTCAACAACGCCGCCCAGATCTGGAACCACGGTTTCTACTGGCACTCGATGAGCCCGTCGAAGACCGCGCCGAGCGCCGAACTCGCCGCCGCCATCGACAAGGACTTCGGTTCGATCGACGCGCTGCTCGAAGCGCTCTCGAACGAAGCCGTGAACCACTTCGCGTCGGGCTGGGCCTGGCTGGTCGTCGACGGCGGCACGCTCAAGGTCATCTCGACCCACGACGCCGGCTGCCCGATCACCACCGACGTGGTGCCGCTGCTGACCATCGACGTGTGGGAGCACGCTTACTACATCGACCAGATGAACAAGCGCCCCGCCTATGTGAAGGCCGTGCTTGAAAACCTCATCAACTGGGACTTCGCCAGCGAGAACTTCGCTCGTGGCACGGCCTGGACCTACCCGGCGTAA
- the proB gene encoding glutamate 5-kinase has translation MPIARLNDLSDPASCPRLVVKVGSALLVGPQGVRRAWLTALVAEIAAARLRGQQVIVVSSGAIALGAATLGLEKGGRGSLADAQASAAVGQIALSGLWAELLGTHGLTAAQMLLTLEDLEERRRYLNVTATLGRLLDAGAVPVINENDSVATEEIRFGDNDRLAARVAQAAQANAVLLLSDIDGLYDRHPKLPGAAMIPVVEGVTAEVRAMASAESNSGMGSGGMISKLQAAEIAELAGIAMVIGNGQVERPIDRIIAGGVGTLFLPRGKAGTRGGMRRAWLGGRLRLTGTIHVDDGAAAALLRGSSLLAKGVTGVEGAFERGDAVAVTDAKGHVIAHGLSEYAAGECAAIRGLHSSEQAAVLGYAPRSSVVHRDQMVLKARPEKA, from the coding sequence ATGCCCATCGCCCGTCTCAACGACCTTTCCGATCCCGCCTCGTGTCCGCGCCTTGTCGTCAAGGTCGGCTCCGCGCTGCTTGTCGGCCCTCAGGGCGTGCGTCGTGCCTGGCTGACCGCGCTGGTTGCCGAGATCGCCGCGGCGCGCCTGCGCGGGCAGCAGGTGATTGTGGTCTCCTCGGGCGCCATCGCGCTGGGGGCGGCGACGCTGGGGCTGGAGAAAGGTGGTCGCGGCTCGCTCGCCGATGCGCAGGCGAGTGCGGCAGTGGGGCAGATCGCGCTTTCGGGTCTCTGGGCGGAACTGCTGGGCACGCATGGCCTTACCGCCGCGCAGATGCTGCTGACGCTGGAAGACCTTGAGGAGCGCCGCCGCTACCTCAACGTCACCGCCACGCTGGGGCGTCTGCTCGATGCAGGCGCGGTGCCGGTGATTAACGAGAACGATTCGGTGGCCACCGAGGAAATCCGCTTCGGCGACAACGACCGCCTTGCCGCCCGCGTCGCGCAGGCCGCGCAGGCGAACGCGGTGCTGCTGCTCTCGGACATCGATGGACTTTACGACCGCCATCCCAAGCTGCCCGGCGCGGCGATGATCCCGGTGGTGGAAGGCGTCACGGCCGAAGTGCGCGCCATGGCCAGCGCCGAATCGAACTCGGGCATGGGTTCGGGGGGCATGATCTCCAAGCTTCAGGCTGCCGAGATCGCCGAACTGGCGGGCATCGCCATGGTCATCGGCAATGGCCAGGTGGAACGTCCGATTGACCGCATCATCGCGGGCGGCGTCGGCACGCTGTTCCTGCCGCGCGGCAAGGCCGGGACGCGAGGCGGCATGCGGCGGGCATGGCTCGGCGGGCGCTTGCGCCTCACCGGCACTATCCACGTCGATGACGGCGCTGCGGCGGCGCTGCTGCGCGGTTCCAGCCTGCTGGCCAAGGGGGTGACCGGGGTCGAGGGCGCGTTCGAGCGCGGCGATGCCGTGGCCGTGACCGATGCGAAGGGGCATGTCATCGCGCATGGCCTGTCCGAATATGCCGCTGGGGAATGCGCGGCGATCAGGGGGCTTCATTCGAGCGAACAGGCTGCCGTGCTCGGTTACGCCCCGCGCTCATCCGTGGTCCACCGCGACCAGATGGTGCTCAAAGCCCGACCGGAAAAGGCATGA
- a CDS encoding Bax inhibitor-1/YccA family protein, translating to MANWNDPQPRSGFGASPSLDGRTGGKVAYDAGLRRYMLSIYNYMASGVLLSGVVALLFANSGMAVQVLTSPLRFVLMFAPLGFLLAMNFGFQRMQTSTLQMLYWGFCVVMGLSMASIFLVFTGASIATTFFATAAAFAGLSLVGYTTKKDLSGFGTFMIMGLFGILVAMLVNLFVQSSALQTGISILGVLIFAGLTAYDTQMLKNQYYHLRGTEFIGKAVVMGALSLYLDFINMFQFLLSFLGDRR from the coding sequence ATGGCGAATTGGAACGACCCCCAGCCCCGTTCGGGCTTCGGAGCGTCTCCGAGCCTTGACGGCAGGACCGGCGGCAAGGTCGCATATGATGCGGGCCTGCGTCGCTACATGCTGTCGATCTACAACTACATGGCTTCCGGCGTCCTGCTTTCGGGCGTTGTGGCGCTGCTCTTTGCCAATTCCGGCATGGCCGTGCAGGTGCTGACCAGCCCCCTGCGCTTTGTCCTGATGTTCGCGCCGCTCGGGTTCCTGCTGGCGATGAACTTCGGTTTCCAGCGCATGCAGACCTCGACGCTGCAGATGCTCTACTGGGGTTTCTGCGTGGTCATGGGCCTGTCGATGGCCTCGATCTTCCTGGTCTTCACCGGGGCTTCGATCGCGACCACCTTCTTCGCGACGGCGGCTGCTTTCGCGGGCCTGAGCCTGGTGGGCTACACCACCAAGAAGGACCTGTCGGGTTTCGGTACCTTCATGATCATGGGCCTGTTCGGCATCCTGGTCGCGATGCTGGTCAACCTGTTCGTGCAGTCCTCGGCGCTGCAGACGGGTATCTCGATCCTCGGCGTGCTGATCTTCGCGGGTCTGACCGCCTATGACACGCAGATGCTCAAGAACCAGTATTACCACCTGCGCGGCACCGAGTTCATCGGCAAGGCCGTGGTCATGGGTGCGCTCAGCCTCTACCTGGACTTCATCAACATGTTCCAGTTCCTGCTGAGCTTCCTCGGCGATCGCAGGTAA
- the obgE gene encoding GTPase ObgE → MHFLDQAKIYIRSGAGGPGAVSFRREKYVEYGGPDGGNGGKGADIVFEAVAGLNTLIDFRYTQHFKAPRGGHGMGKNRNGAQGKDLVIKVPVGTQIIDDEDRETVLADLTEAGQRVTLLEGGMGGRGNASYKTSTNRAPRQHQPGIPAQEMWVWLRLKLLADVGLVGMPNAGKSTFINKLSNAKAKVGNYAFTTLRPQLGVVTHKNREFVLADIPGLIAGAADGAGIGDRFLGHIERCRVLVHLIDISNDDPVEAMHIVEEELEAYGGDLDGKPRLVALNKIDLVDDELAGEYARELLKAGAHEVFPISGATGKGMSKLLDAVIDYLPAATVTERPEGEQEEADEKPWSPI, encoded by the coding sequence ATGCATTTTCTTGACCAGGCGAAAATCTACATCCGTTCCGGCGCCGGTGGCCCTGGCGCGGTCTCGTTCCGTCGCGAGAAGTACGTGGAATACGGCGGCCCCGACGGCGGCAACGGCGGCAAGGGCGCCGACATCGTGTTCGAGGCCGTGGCCGGGCTCAACACGCTGATCGACTTTCGTTATACCCAGCACTTCAAGGCGCCGCGCGGCGGCCACGGCATGGGCAAGAACCGCAATGGTGCGCAGGGCAAGGACCTGGTCATCAAGGTTCCCGTCGGCACCCAGATCATCGACGACGAGGACCGCGAAACGGTCCTGGCCGACCTTACGGAGGCCGGTCAGCGCGTGACGCTGCTCGAAGGCGGCATGGGCGGGCGCGGCAATGCCAGCTACAAGACCAGCACCAACCGCGCGCCGCGCCAGCACCAGCCCGGTATCCCGGCACAGGAAATGTGGGTCTGGCTGCGCCTGAAGCTGCTTGCCGACGTCGGTCTCGTCGGCATGCCCAATGCGGGCAAGTCCACCTTCATCAACAAGTTGTCGAACGCCAAGGCGAAAGTCGGCAACTATGCCTTCACCACGCTGCGTCCGCAGCTCGGCGTCGTAACCCACAAGAACCGCGAGTTCGTGCTGGCCGACATCCCCGGCCTGATCGCCGGTGCTGCCGATGGCGCGGGCATTGGCGACCGTTTCCTCGGCCATATCGAGCGCTGCCGCGTGCTGGTCCACCTGATCGACATTTCCAACGACGATCCGGTCGAGGCGATGCATATCGTCGAGGAAGAGCTTGAGGCCTACGGCGGCGATCTCGATGGCAAGCCGCGTCTCGTTGCGCTCAACAAGATCGACCTCGTCGACGACGAGCTTGCCGGCGAATATGCCAGGGAACTGCTCAAGGCGGGGGCCCACGAAGTCTTCCCGATCTCGGGCGCGACCGGCAAGGGCATGTCCAAGCTGCTCGACGCGGTGATCGACTATCTTCCCGCCGCCACGGTGACCGAGCGTCCCGAGGGCGAGCAGGAAGAGGCCGACGAAAAGCCCTGGTCGCCGATCTGA
- a CDS encoding GlsB/YeaQ/YmgE family stress response membrane protein produces the protein MTLLLVLVVGGVIGWLASILMRTDAQQGIFLNVVVGIVGALIAGVLITPLIGGAPITSGAFDIMSLFASFLGAVVLLAIVNLFRRGSIR, from the coding sequence ATGACTCTTCTGCTTGTACTCGTGGTCGGTGGCGTCATCGGCTGGCTGGCTTCGATCCTGATGCGTACGGATGCGCAGCAGGGTATTTTCCTCAATGTCGTTGTTGGCATTGTCGGTGCCCTGATCGCCGGTGTACTGATCACCCCGCTGATCGGCGGTGCGCCTATCACCAGCGGCGCGTTCGACATCATGTCGCTGTTTGCCTCGTTCCTGGGCGCGGTGGTGCTGCTGGCGATCGTCAACCTGTTCCGTCGCGGTTCCATCCGCTGA
- a CDS encoding DMT family transporter: protein MTEANTSPNTSPNPNQRLPVDGRAALLMVGLCAIWGMQQTALKAAAPDMAPVLQISLRSGLAAVAIAALVFLRGEGHALRGGAWKPGLAIGVLFALEYLFMGEGLRFTSASHMGIFLYTAPIFTALGLHVGLPEERLSPLQWLGIALAFAGVAVSFLGGAGFGATGGGARDSAWIGDLMGIGAGASWGATTLTLRFSKLSHAPSTVTTLYQLLGAFVLLGVLALATDQTHVALTPLLGVSLAFQTVGVSLVSLLVWFGMLRIYLASRLGVLSFMTPLFGVAFGVALLGERLEPAFIVGAAMVIAGILLVSGHEMLRARQARRAAIG from the coding sequence ATGACGGAAGCGAACACGAGCCCGAACACAAGCCCGAACCCGAACCAGCGCTTGCCTGTGGACGGGCGCGCGGCCTTGCTGATGGTCGGCCTCTGCGCGATCTGGGGCATGCAGCAGACGGCGCTTAAGGCCGCTGCGCCGGACATGGCGCCGGTTTTGCAGATATCGCTGCGTTCGGGGCTGGCGGCAGTGGCGATCGCCGCTCTCGTATTCCTCCGGGGTGAGGGCCATGCCCTGCGCGGCGGCGCCTGGAAGCCCGGCCTTGCGATCGGTGTACTGTTTGCGCTCGAATACCTGTTCATGGGGGAGGGGCTGCGCTTCACCAGTGCCTCGCACATGGGCATCTTTCTGTATACAGCCCCGATCTTCACCGCGCTTGGCCTCCATGTCGGGCTGCCGGAAGAGCGGTTGAGCCCGCTGCAATGGCTGGGCATTGCCCTCGCCTTTGCAGGCGTGGCGGTATCGTTTCTCGGCGGGGCCGGTTTCGGGGCGACCGGCGGGGGCGCGCGCGATTCCGCCTGGATCGGCGATCTCATGGGCATCGGCGCCGGGGCATCCTGGGGCGCAACGACACTGACGCTGCGTTTCTCGAAGCTTTCTCATGCGCCCAGCACGGTGACGACGCTTTACCAGCTGCTCGGTGCCTTTGTGCTGCTTGGCGTGCTGGCACTGGCGACGGACCAGACCCACGTCGCCCTGACGCCGCTGCTGGGGGTGAGCCTTGCTTTCCAGACTGTAGGCGTCTCGCTGGTCAGCCTGTTGGTCTGGTTCGGGATGCTGCGGATCTATCTGGCCTCGCGGCTTGGCGTGCTGTCGTTCATGACGCCGTTGTTCGGGGTTGCCTTTGGCGTGGCGCTGCTGGGCGAGCGGTTGGAGCCGGCCTTCATCGTCGGCGCGGCGATGGTGATCGCCGGTATCCTGCTGGTCAGCGGGCACGAGATGCTGCGCGCACGGCAAGCCCGGCGCGCGGCAATCGGCTGA